The Rhizobium sp. BT03 genome has a window encoding:
- a CDS encoding class I SAM-dependent RNA methyltransferase yields MSTETVTIEKLGAQGDGIAGSAGGPVYVPFSLPGETVAIARVKSQGTIMSITTASPDRREPPCRHFGPDGVNGTCGGCTLQHMADSPYRAFKRQLVVDALRSKGLTPEVGAIVPARPGERRRVVFAARRTEKDMLIGFNQAESHHIVAIEECPISSAGLVARLPAIRAIASALATNAEPFRVSVLETLSGLDIAVDEVKKLSDAQRRKAVEVVLSLRGIARVSLNGEILIEPSKPLIDFGGVQVSPPPGGFAQATKPAEEAMAELVLAHAGKAKRIADLFAGAGTFSLRLARIGRVHAVEAEAKALAALDHAARNTQGLKPVSIEKRDLFRRPLMTQEFKPYDAVVFDPPRAGAEFQCKELARSGVKKIAAVSCNPLTLARDLAILVEGGYRITGVTPIDQFLWTSHVEVVATLEK; encoded by the coding sequence GTGAGCACCGAAACCGTCACGATCGAAAAGCTCGGCGCCCAGGGCGACGGCATTGCCGGCAGCGCCGGCGGGCCTGTCTATGTGCCCTTCTCGCTCCCGGGAGAAACCGTCGCCATCGCCCGCGTCAAAAGCCAGGGCACGATCATGTCGATCACGACAGCCTCGCCCGACCGGCGGGAGCCGCCCTGCCGGCATTTCGGCCCGGATGGCGTCAACGGCACCTGCGGCGGCTGCACGCTGCAGCATATGGCAGATAGCCCCTACCGCGCCTTCAAGCGCCAGCTGGTCGTCGATGCGCTGAGATCGAAGGGGCTGACGCCTGAGGTCGGCGCGATCGTGCCGGCCCGGCCGGGCGAGCGCCGGCGCGTGGTGTTTGCGGCGCGCAGGACTGAGAAGGACATGCTGATCGGCTTCAACCAGGCGGAAAGCCATCATATCGTCGCGATCGAGGAATGTCCGATCTCGTCGGCAGGGCTCGTCGCCCGGCTGCCGGCGATCCGGGCGATCGCTTCAGCACTCGCGACCAATGCCGAACCTTTCCGCGTCTCCGTGCTGGAAACGCTGTCCGGCCTCGACATCGCGGTCGACGAGGTGAAAAAACTCTCCGATGCGCAGCGGCGCAAGGCGGTCGAGGTCGTGCTCAGCCTGCGCGGCATCGCCCGTGTTTCTCTGAACGGCGAAATCCTTATCGAGCCGTCGAAGCCGCTGATCGATTTCGGCGGCGTCCAGGTTTCACCGCCGCCGGGCGGCTTTGCCCAGGCGACCAAGCCGGCGGAAGAGGCGATGGCCGAGCTGGTGCTTGCCCATGCCGGCAAGGCCAAGCGGATCGCCGATCTCTTTGCCGGCGCCGGCACGTTTTCGCTGCGGCTGGCGCGGATCGGCCGCGTGCATGCCGTCGAAGCCGAGGCAAAGGCGCTCGCCGCCCTCGATCACGCCGCCCGCAACACGCAGGGGCTGAAGCCGGTCAGCATCGAAAAGCGCGATCTCTTCCGCCGCCCGCTGATGACGCAGGAGTTCAAGCCCTATGACGCCGTCGTCTTCGACCCGCCGCGCGCCGGTGCGGAGTTCCAGTGCAAGGAGCTTGCCCGCTCCGGCGTGAAGAAGATCGCCGCCGTCAGCTGCAACCCGCTGACGCTGGCGCGCGACCTGGCGATCCTCGTCGAGGGCGGTTATCGGATCACCGGCGTGACGCCGATCGATCAGTTCCTCTGGACCTCGCATGTCGAGGTGGTGGCGACGCTGGAGAAATAG
- a CDS encoding TlyA family RNA methyltransferase, with protein sequence MSDQNSQRLDQLLVSRGLFASRSRARDAVQRGTVRIAGQVVTKAGALVGDDAAIEIDDPAQDYVSRAALKLASALEHFRLDPAGHHCLDIGASTGGFTEVLLQRGARHVTAIDVGHGQMHPRIAADRRVTNKEGLNARNLTADDIGEPATFIVSDVSFISLKLALAPALDLAKAGAVAVLLVKPQFEAGREAIGKGGLLKDPSSAPAVAAELARWFTEDRGWNSLGLIPSPIAGGDGNQEYLLAGLKP encoded by the coding sequence ATGTCCGATCAAAACAGCCAACGCCTCGACCAACTTCTCGTCTCCCGCGGTCTCTTCGCCAGCCGCTCGCGGGCCCGCGACGCCGTGCAGCGCGGCACCGTCCGGATCGCCGGCCAGGTGGTGACGAAGGCCGGTGCGCTCGTCGGCGACGACGCTGCCATCGAGATAGACGACCCGGCGCAGGACTATGTCTCGCGTGCGGCGCTGAAGCTTGCCAGCGCCCTCGAGCATTTCCGGCTCGATCCGGCCGGCCATCACTGTCTCGATATCGGCGCGTCCACCGGCGGCTTCACCGAGGTGCTGCTGCAGCGCGGTGCCCGGCATGTCACGGCGATCGATGTCGGCCATGGGCAGATGCATCCGCGCATTGCAGCCGATCGGCGCGTGACCAACAAGGAAGGCCTCAACGCCCGCAACCTGACGGCTGACGATATCGGCGAGCCCGCCACATTCATTGTCTCCGACGTCTCCTTCATCTCGCTGAAGCTGGCGCTTGCGCCGGCTCTCGATCTTGCGAAAGCGGGTGCGGTCGCCGTGCTGCTGGTCAAGCCGCAGTTCGAGGCGGGGCGCGAGGCGATCGGCAAAGGCGGGCTGCTGAAGGATCCCTCGTCGGCGCCCGCCGTCGCTGCGGAACTCGCGCGCTGGTTCACCGAGGACAGGGGCTGGAACAGCCTCGGCCTCATCCCCTCCCCGATTGCCGGCGGCGACGGCAATCAGGAATATCTTCTGGCAGGATTGAAACCGTGA
- a CDS encoding methyl-accepting chemotaxis protein yields the protein MSAKNISLNGKLAATFAALILIFVAVSAFVYSKATASAAASAEQEKSELLVNQIDDALQAMLEQAVNLRGFILFRSDSTYGDVFANRERMLKAIAAARQTAAAEPQLVEMIDGMQKAADLYFHELAEPQTKARKETDMPIEEVVKIGVNATKGQLDGFRQASAKIKASAREKSEALAEIRADANSDLKTTLLAGGIVASLAAAVLAWLMSRTIVRPIVGMTGAMDRLAGGENDIEVPATERGDEVGRMAQSVLVFKQAAIEKLRLAGETDRMRGDAERQRRAGDEQKAREEGEIRHAIDALAGGLAELANGDMAGRIQTPFAPQYDSLRNDFNHAVEKLQAALQSVGHNASAINAGAGEIRSAADDLAHRTEQQAAAVEQTAAALEQVTTTVRDSAKRAEDAGNLVERTRLGAEKSGEVVRKAVSAMQQIEKSSGEISNIIGVIDDIAFQTNLLALNAGVEAARAGEAGKGFAVVAQEVRELAQRSAKAAKEIKALITTSGEQVVAGVSLVGETGKALEAIVAEVQEINHHVGAIVTATREQSIGLQEINTAVNNMDQGTQQNAAMVEEQTAASHALAQEASALDELLRQFKLGQARPDAAPRAAVANARPVASPARALANKVTKAFGGRQAAAAVAVQEDWTEF from the coding sequence ATGTCCGCTAAAAACATATCCTTGAACGGGAAGCTCGCGGCCACCTTCGCAGCCCTCATTCTTATTTTCGTCGCCGTTTCCGCCTTCGTCTATTCCAAGGCGACGGCATCGGCGGCCGCCTCCGCCGAGCAGGAAAAATCGGAGCTGCTCGTCAACCAGATCGACGATGCGCTGCAGGCAATGCTCGAGCAGGCCGTCAACCTGCGCGGTTTCATCCTTTTCCGCAGCGACAGCACCTATGGCGATGTCTTCGCCAACCGCGAGCGCATGCTGAAGGCGATCGCCGCCGCCAGGCAGACGGCCGCGGCAGAGCCGCAGCTGGTTGAGATGATCGACGGCATGCAGAAGGCCGCCGATCTCTACTTCCATGAACTGGCCGAGCCGCAGACCAAGGCGCGCAAGGAAACCGACATGCCGATCGAAGAGGTCGTCAAGATCGGCGTCAACGCCACCAAGGGCCAGCTCGACGGCTTCCGCCAGGCCTCGGCCAAGATCAAGGCCAGCGCCCGCGAGAAGTCCGAAGCGCTCGCTGAAATCCGCGCCGATGCCAACAGCGATCTGAAGACGACGCTGCTGGCCGGCGGTATCGTCGCCTCGCTTGCCGCCGCCGTGCTCGCCTGGCTGATGTCGCGCACCATCGTCCGCCCGATCGTCGGCATGACCGGGGCCATGGATCGCCTCGCCGGCGGTGAGAACGATATCGAGGTCCCGGCGACCGAGCGCGGAGACGAAGTCGGCCGCATGGCCCAGTCGGTGCTGGTCTTCAAGCAGGCGGCGATCGAGAAGCTGCGCCTTGCCGGCGAAACCGATCGCATGCGTGGCGACGCTGAGCGCCAGCGCCGGGCAGGCGACGAGCAGAAAGCCCGCGAGGAAGGCGAGATCCGCCATGCCATCGACGCCCTGGCCGGCGGCCTTGCCGAGCTTGCCAATGGCGATATGGCCGGCCGTATCCAGACGCCGTTCGCGCCGCAATATGACAGCCTGCGCAATGACTTCAACCATGCCGTCGAAAAGCTGCAGGCAGCCCTGCAATCGGTCGGCCACAACGCCTCGGCGATCAATGCCGGCGCCGGCGAAATCCGCTCGGCCGCCGACGATCTCGCCCACCGCACCGAACAGCAGGCTGCCGCCGTCGAACAGACCGCCGCAGCGCTCGAGCAGGTGACGACCACCGTCCGCGACAGCGCCAAGCGCGCCGAGGATGCCGGCAATCTCGTCGAGCGCACCCGCCTCGGCGCCGAAAAATCCGGCGAAGTCGTCCGCAAGGCCGTCTCCGCCATGCAGCAGATCGAAAAATCCTCGGGCGAAATCTCCAACATTATCGGCGTCATCGACGACATCGCCTTCCAGACCAACCTTCTGGCCTTGAATGCCGGCGTCGAAGCGGCGCGCGCCGGCGAAGCCGGCAAGGGTTTTGCCGTCGTCGCTCAGGAAGTGCGCGAGCTTGCTCAGCGCTCCGCCAAGGCGGCCAAGGAGATCAAGGCGCTGATCACCACATCGGGCGAACAGGTCGTTGCCGGCGTCTCCCTCGTCGGCGAGACCGGCAAGGCGCTGGAGGCCATCGTCGCCGAGGTGCAGGAGATCAATCACCACGTCGGCGCGATCGTCACCGCCACCCGCGAACAGTCGATCGGCCTGCAGGAGATCAACACCGCTGTCAACAACATGGACCAGGGCACCCAGCAGAATGCCGCCATGGTAGAGGAACAGACGGCGGCAAGCCATGCGCTCGCCCAGGAGGCAAGCGCGCTGGACGAGCTGCTGCGCCAGTTCAAGCTCGGCCAGGCGAGGCCGGATGCCGCACCACGCGCGGCCGTTGCGAACGCCCGCCCGGTCGCTTCTCCGGCCCGCGCGCTCGCCAACAAGGTCACCAAGGCCTTCGGCGGCCGGCAAGCGGCTGCTGCGGTTGCGGTTCAGGAAGACTGGACGGAGTTCTGA
- a CDS encoding MBL fold metallo-hydrolase: protein MPVGKTKRRNPYYTGPVSDHFDGTYFFNPDGIEPLGFRDLLRWQFGGGRARWPNSVPSPYAAAKPDPRVDGGDLRVTMVGHATMLVQVAGLNILTDPVWSERVSPFTFAGPKRVVRPGIAFDDLPPIDLVLISHNHYDHLDLATLKRLHAKHRPRVVTPLGNDTIIRRAVPDMETISMDWGERISHAGISIDAEPAHHWSARGGTDRRMALWASFVLSTPAGKIYHVGDTGFHHGINYKAAQQKHGGFRLAILPFGAYEPRWFMKGQHQNPEEAVIGMTLANAAYVAGHHFATFQLTNEAVDAPTRALQDAMREHDIPPERFRPLRAGEVFDVPAV, encoded by the coding sequence GTGCCCGTCGGAAAAACCAAACGACGCAACCCTTACTATACCGGCCCGGTGTCCGATCACTTCGACGGCACATACTTCTTCAATCCCGACGGTATTGAGCCGCTTGGTTTCCGCGATTTGCTGCGGTGGCAATTCGGTGGTGGCCGTGCGCGTTGGCCGAACTCGGTCCCAAGCCCATATGCGGCGGCCAAGCCCGATCCACGCGTCGACGGTGGCGATCTGCGGGTGACGATGGTTGGGCATGCGACCATGCTGGTACAGGTCGCCGGGCTCAATATCCTCACCGACCCGGTGTGGTCGGAGCGCGTCAGCCCCTTCACCTTTGCCGGGCCGAAACGCGTCGTCCGACCGGGCATCGCATTCGATGATCTGCCGCCGATCGATCTCGTGCTGATCTCGCACAATCATTATGATCATCTCGATCTCGCAACGCTCAAGCGGCTGCATGCGAAGCATCGGCCGCGTGTCGTGACGCCACTCGGTAACGACACGATCATCCGCCGTGCCGTGCCCGATATGGAGACGATATCGATGGACTGGGGCGAACGCATCTCGCACGCCGGCATCAGCATCGATGCGGAACCGGCGCATCATTGGTCCGCCCGCGGCGGCACCGATCGCCGCATGGCGCTCTGGGCGTCGTTCGTTTTGTCGACTCCGGCCGGAAAGATCTATCACGTCGGCGATACGGGCTTTCACCACGGCATCAATTATAAAGCCGCACAGCAGAAGCATGGCGGCTTTCGCCTCGCCATTCTACCCTTCGGCGCCTATGAGCCGCGATGGTTCATGAAAGGCCAGCACCAGAATCCTGAGGAGGCGGTGATCGGGATGACGTTGGCCAATGCGGCCTATGTGGCGGGGCATCACTTCGCGACGTTCCAACTGACGAATGAAGCGGTCGACGCGCCGACGAGGGCATTGCAAGACGCAATGCGCGAGCATGACATTCCGCCGGAACGGTTCCGGCCGCTCAGGGCCGGCGAGGTCTTCGATGTGCCGGCGGTCTAA
- a CDS encoding DUF4424 domain-containing protein: protein MLKLFTLLVAAGIASPALANDTMAEVKTGGLIFAQSDDVSMVQEDLFISASQVRVDYIFENTSDKDVESLVAFPMPDISGQVDSNSAISDYDSDNFLHFSTVQDGRPITAKLQQRVVSLGIDVTDEFAKNKIPVLPYSQKTRDALAKLPQTVRKDWIARGLIYPMTNADLVPLWTLRSTYWWRTTFPARKKVSVEHRYQPAVGGTVAISFLEGGQPKGERFEEYSRKYCLDADFVRVAQQRAGEAEAGGANYTESWISYVLSTGANWAGPIRRFQLTVDKGKPGSLISFCGSNVEKIGPTTFRMTAEDFDPAKDFDILILNPPEAEPKQP, encoded by the coding sequence ATGCTGAAGCTCTTCACTCTTCTTGTCGCCGCGGGGATCGCATCGCCGGCGCTGGCGAACGACACCATGGCCGAGGTCAAGACCGGCGGGCTGATCTTTGCCCAGTCCGACGATGTCAGCATGGTGCAAGAGGATCTCTTCATCTCCGCTTCGCAGGTGCGTGTCGACTATATCTTCGAGAACACATCGGACAAGGATGTCGAAAGCCTGGTCGCCTTCCCGATGCCCGATATATCAGGTCAGGTCGACAGCAACTCCGCCATTTCAGACTATGACAGCGACAATTTCCTGCATTTCTCCACTGTGCAGGACGGCAGGCCGATCACCGCAAAGCTGCAGCAGCGTGTCGTCTCGCTCGGTATCGACGTCACCGACGAGTTCGCCAAAAACAAGATTCCCGTCCTGCCTTACAGCCAGAAGACCCGCGACGCGCTCGCCAAGCTTCCCCAGACCGTCCGGAAGGACTGGATCGCCCGCGGGCTGATCTATCCGATGACGAACGCCGATCTCGTGCCGCTCTGGACGCTGCGCTCGACCTATTGGTGGCGCACCACCTTTCCCGCCAGGAAGAAGGTCAGCGTCGAACACCGCTATCAGCCGGCGGTCGGCGGCACCGTCGCCATCAGCTTTCTCGAAGGTGGCCAGCCGAAGGGTGAGCGCTTCGAGGAATATTCCCGCAAATACTGCCTGGACGCGGACTTCGTCAGGGTCGCCCAGCAGCGTGCCGGCGAAGCCGAGGCCGGCGGCGCCAACTATACCGAAAGCTGGATCTCCTACGTGCTGTCGACCGGCGCCAACTGGGCGGGACCGATCCGGCGCTTCCAGCTGACGGTCGACAAGGGCAAGCCCGGCAGTCTCATCAGCTTCTGCGGCAGCAATGTCGAGAAGATCGGCCCGACGACCTTCCGGATGACCGCAGAGGATTTCGATCCGGCAAAGGATTTCGACATCCTCATCCTCAATCCGCCGGAAGCGGAACCGAAGCAGCCTTGA
- the dxs gene encoding 1-deoxy-D-xylulose-5-phosphate synthase, producing the protein MTQLPKTPLLDQVIYPADLRKLEDRELPQLAREVRDEMIDAVSRTGGHLGAGLGVVELTIAIHSVFDTPNDRLIFDVGHQCYPHKILTGRRDRIRTLRQEDGLSGFTRRAESEYDPFGAAHSSTSISAGLGMAIAADLDKNDRRVIAVIGDGAMSAGMAYEALNNAGALDARLIVILNDNDMSIAPPTGAMSAYLARLASGRTYMGFRDFGKKLTAYLGKNIDRAITRAVEHARGYVTGGTMFEEMGFYHIGPIDGHSFDHLLPVLRNVRDNGRGPVLIHVVTQKGKGYPPAEAAADKYHGVNKFDVITGAQARVKPNAPSYTSVFAEALVKEAALDDKIVGITAAMPNGTGLDKLADAFPSRCFDVGIAEQHAVTFAAGLAAEGYKPFAALYSTFLQRAYDQVVHDVAIQGLPVRFPIDRAGFVGADGPTHAGSFDTAFLTTLPGFVVMAAADEAELKHMVRTAVAYDAGPISFRYPRGEGVGVDMPARGEILQIGKGRIVKEGTKVALLSFGSRLADCLLAAEDLDAAGLSTTVADARFAKPLDHDLIRQLARHHEMVITVEEGSVGGFGSQVMQYLSSEGLLDNGLKIRSLVMPDIWMEQAKPEAMIAHAGLDRAGIVSTVFRALGRGVAVGVAG; encoded by the coding sequence GTGACACAACTGCCGAAGACCCCCCTGCTCGACCAGGTCATTTACCCCGCCGACCTGCGCAAGCTCGAGGATCGCGAGCTGCCGCAGCTTGCCCGCGAAGTCCGGGACGAAATGATCGATGCGGTATCGCGCACCGGCGGCCATCTCGGCGCCGGCCTCGGCGTGGTCGAGCTGACGATCGCCATCCACAGCGTCTTCGACACGCCCAATGATCGGCTGATCTTCGACGTCGGCCATCAATGTTATCCGCACAAGATCCTGACCGGCCGGCGCGACCGCATCCGCACGCTGCGCCAGGAAGACGGGCTGTCCGGTTTCACCCGCCGGGCCGAGAGCGAATATGATCCTTTCGGGGCGGCGCATTCCTCGACCTCGATCTCGGCCGGCCTCGGCATGGCGATCGCCGCCGATCTCGACAAGAACGACCGGCGCGTCATCGCCGTCATCGGCGACGGCGCGATGTCGGCCGGCATGGCCTATGAGGCGTTGAACAATGCCGGCGCGCTCGATGCCCGCCTCATCGTCATCCTCAACGACAACGACATGTCGATCGCGCCGCCGACAGGCGCAATGAGCGCCTATCTCGCCCGCCTCGCCTCGGGGCGCACCTATATGGGCTTCCGCGATTTCGGCAAGAAGCTGACGGCCTATCTCGGCAAGAACATCGATCGCGCCATCACCCGTGCCGTCGAGCATGCGCGCGGCTACGTCACCGGCGGCACCATGTTCGAGGAGATGGGCTTCTATCATATCGGCCCGATCGACGGGCATTCCTTCGATCACCTGCTGCCGGTGCTGCGCAATGTGCGCGACAATGGCCGCGGGCCGGTGCTGATCCATGTCGTCACCCAGAAGGGGAAGGGCTATCCGCCGGCCGAAGCCGCGGCCGACAAATATCACGGCGTCAACAAGTTCGACGTCATCACCGGCGCCCAGGCCAGGGTCAAGCCGAATGCGCCGAGCTATACCAGCGTCTTTGCCGAAGCCCTGGTTAAGGAAGCCGCCCTCGACGACAAGATCGTCGGCATCACCGCCGCCATGCCGAATGGTACCGGCCTCGACAAGCTCGCCGACGCCTTTCCGTCGCGCTGTTTCGATGTCGGCATTGCCGAGCAGCATGCCGTGACCTTCGCCGCCGGCCTGGCGGCCGAGGGCTACAAGCCGTTCGCGGCGCTCTACTCCACCTTCCTGCAGCGCGCCTATGACCAGGTCGTGCACGATGTGGCGATCCAGGGACTGCCGGTGCGCTTCCCGATCGACCGCGCCGGCTTCGTCGGCGCCGACGGGCCGACCCATGCCGGTTCCTTCGACACCGCCTTCCTGACCACCCTGCCCGGCTTCGTGGTGATGGCGGCGGCCGACGAGGCCGAACTCAAGCATATGGTGCGCACGGCCGTCGCCTATGACGCCGGGCCGATCTCCTTCCGTTATCCGCGCGGCGAAGGTGTCGGCGTCGACATGCCGGCGCGCGGCGAAATCCTGCAGATCGGCAAGGGCCGTATCGTCAAGGAAGGCACCAAGGTAGCGCTGCTCTCCTTCGGCAGCCGGCTTGCCGATTGCCTGCTTGCCGCCGAAGATCTCGATGCCGCCGGGCTTTCGACGACGGTCGCCGATGCGCGCTTCGCCAAGCCGCTCGACCACGACCTGATCCGCCAGCTCGCCCGCCACCACGAGATGGTGATCACCGTCGAAGAAGGCTCCGTCGGCGGCTTCGGCAGCCAGGTGATGCAGTATCTCTCAAGCGAGGGCCTGCTCGACAACGGGCTGAAGATCCGCTCGCTCGTGATGCCCGACATCTGGATGGAACAGGCCAAACCCGAAGCGATGATCGCCCATGCCGGGCTGGACCGCGCCGGGATTGTTTCGACGGTGTTCAGGGCGCTCGGGCGCGGGGTTGCGGTTGGGGTTGCTGGATAA
- a CDS encoding crotonase/enoyl-CoA hydratase family protein, protein MTDHIIVEQPSAHPGVQLIRFNRPEKKNAITRAMYRTMADALKAADADPAIRAIAFLGTEGCFSSGNDLNDFLAAAVGGGGLEQEILDFLYALVKAEKPVVSGVDGLAIGIGTTIHLHCDLTIASNRSQFRTPFVDLALVPEAGSSLVAPRLMGHQRAFALLAAGEAFSAADAKDAGLIWKVVEPGEVDTVTLTTAARLAAKPPQALRIARDLVRGDRDEIIARIDEEARHFSARLKSAEARAAFEAFMRR, encoded by the coding sequence ATGACCGATCACATCATCGTCGAGCAGCCGTCCGCCCATCCAGGCGTCCAGCTCATCCGCTTCAACCGGCCGGAGAAGAAGAACGCCATCACCCGTGCCATGTACCGGACAATGGCCGATGCGCTGAAGGCGGCCGATGCCGATCCCGCCATCCGCGCCATAGCCTTTCTCGGCACCGAGGGCTGCTTTTCCTCAGGCAATGATCTGAACGACTTCCTTGCCGCCGCGGTCGGCGGCGGCGGCCTGGAGCAGGAAATCCTCGATTTCCTCTATGCGCTGGTGAAGGCCGAAAAACCGGTGGTCTCCGGCGTCGACGGTCTGGCGATCGGCATCGGCACGACCATCCATCTCCATTGCGACCTGACGATCGCCTCGAACCGCAGCCAGTTCCGTACACCCTTCGTCGATCTGGCGCTGGTGCCGGAGGCGGGCTCCAGCCTGGTTGCGCCGCGCCTGATGGGCCATCAGCGCGCCTTCGCCCTGCTGGCGGCCGGAGAGGCCTTCTCGGCCGCCGACGCGAAGGACGCCGGTCTCATCTGGAAGGTGGTCGAACCCGGCGAGGTCGATACTGTGACGCTGACGACCGCCGCCCGCCTTGCCGCCAAGCCGCCGCAGGCGCTGCGCATCGCCCGCGATCTCGTCCGCGGCGACAGGGACGAAATCATCGCCCGCATCGACGAAGAGGCCCGTCATTTCTCCGCCCGTCTCAAAAGCGCCGAGGCCCGGGCCGCCTTCGAGGCCTTCATGCGCCGCTAA
- a CDS encoding acyl-CoA dehydrogenase, protein MYKAPVEEIAFTLKHVAGMGEAISLGLLGDLGEDLVDAVLSEAGRFATEEVAPLADIGDRQGARMEGGEVRLPDGWRDLYRSWIAGGWNGLTAPEAFGGQALPHMLNVAALEMWNSGSMAFALAPTLTMGAIEAVSTHGSAALKETYLARMVSGEWTGTMNLTEPHAGSDLGVLKARAERRADGSYRLFGQKIFITWGEHDAADNIIHLVLARLPDAPAGTRGISLFLVPKFLVKDDGSLGPRNDLFCHSLEHKLGIHGSPTCTMIYGDGRFGDEKGAVGWLVGEENKGLACMFTMMNNARLAVGMQGVAIAEAATQKALAYAKERTQGKAPGWSGAGMSPIVEHPDVIRMLLTMKALTQGARAISYACAHAIDMSHRAGDVSRHWQERAALLTPIAKSFSTDAGVDVASLGIQVHGGMGFIEETGAARYLRDARIAPIYEGTNGIQAIDLVTRKLPLSGGDQVEGFIAELKGIADSVRRSNLDGFGETAVRLDAGIADLETATAWLIKMLADGKAVEALSGATPYQRLFGLVLTGCYLAKGALAESSDGRGEGRVALCRFAAENLLAETAALGDRVVNGAASLAAARILLA, encoded by the coding sequence ATGTACAAGGCGCCCGTCGAGGAAATCGCGTTCACGTTGAAGCATGTAGCCGGCATGGGCGAAGCGATTTCACTAGGGCTTCTCGGCGATCTCGGCGAAGATCTGGTCGATGCCGTCCTCTCCGAGGCGGGACGTTTTGCCACAGAGGAAGTGGCGCCGCTCGCCGACATCGGCGACCGCCAGGGCGCCCGTATGGAAGGCGGCGAGGTCAGGCTACCGGATGGCTGGCGCGATCTCTACCGCAGCTGGATCGCCGGCGGCTGGAACGGTCTGACGGCGCCCGAAGCTTTCGGCGGCCAGGCCCTGCCGCATATGCTGAACGTCGCCGCGCTGGAAATGTGGAATTCCGGCTCCATGGCCTTCGCGCTCGCCCCGACGCTGACGATGGGCGCCATCGAAGCGGTCAGCACCCATGGCAGTGCGGCGCTGAAGGAGACATATCTGGCAAGGATGGTATCCGGCGAATGGACCGGCACCATGAACCTGACGGAGCCGCATGCCGGCTCCGATCTCGGCGTGCTCAAAGCCCGCGCCGAGCGGCGCGCCGATGGCAGCTACCGCCTCTTCGGCCAGAAGATCTTCATCACCTGGGGCGAGCACGACGCGGCCGACAACATCATCCATCTGGTGCTGGCCCGCTTGCCGGATGCGCCGGCCGGCACACGCGGCATCTCGCTCTTTCTCGTGCCGAAATTCCTGGTGAAGGACGACGGCTCGCTTGGGCCCCGCAACGATCTGTTCTGCCACTCGCTGGAACACAAGCTCGGCATCCACGGCTCACCGACCTGTACGATGATCTACGGCGACGGCCGGTTCGGCGACGAAAAGGGTGCTGTCGGATGGCTGGTCGGCGAGGAGAACAAGGGGCTCGCCTGCATGTTCACGATGATGAACAATGCCCGTCTCGCCGTCGGCATGCAGGGTGTGGCGATCGCCGAGGCCGCCACCCAGAAGGCGCTCGCCTATGCCAAGGAGCGCACCCAGGGCAAGGCGCCCGGCTGGAGCGGGGCCGGCATGAGCCCGATCGTCGAACATCCCGATGTCATCAGGATGCTGCTGACGATGAAAGCGCTGACGCAAGGCGCGCGCGCCATTTCCTATGCCTGCGCCCACGCGATCGACATGTCCCACCGGGCCGGCGACGTCAGCCGCCACTGGCAGGAGCGCGCCGCGCTTTTGACCCCGATCGCCAAATCTTTTTCGACCGATGCCGGCGTCGACGTCGCCTCGCTCGGCATTCAGGTGCATGGCGGCATGGGTTTCATCGAGGAGACGGGTGCGGCGCGTTACCTCCGCGACGCCCGCATCGCGCCGATCTATGAAGGCACCAACGGCATCCAGGCGATCGACCTCGTCACCCGCAAGCTGCCGCTTTCGGGCGGCGATCAGGTCGAGGGTTTCATCGCTGAACTGAAGGGGATCGCCGACAGCGTCCGCCGCTCCAATCTCGATGGTTTCGGCGAGACCGCCGTCAGGCTCGACGCCGGTATTGCCGATCTCGAAACGGCGACCGCCTGGCTCATCAAGATGTTGGCCGATGGCAAGGCGGTCGAGGCGCTCTCGGGTGCGACACCCTATCAGCGCCTGTTCGGCCTCGTGCTCACCGGCTGCTATCTCGCCAAGGGCGCTCTCGCCGAAAGCAGCGATGGCAGGGGCGAGGGCCGCGTCGCGCTCTGCCGCTTCGCCGCCGAAAACCTGCTGGCCGAGACCGCAGCCCTTGGCGACCGCGTGGTCAATGGCGCGGCAAGCCTAGCCGCCGCCCGCATCCTGCTCGCCTGA